One window of Colius striatus isolate bColStr4 chromosome 16, bColStr4.1.hap1, whole genome shotgun sequence genomic DNA carries:
- the LOC133626971 gene encoding fas-binding factor 1 homolog: MRIGVSGSRCLQRRAALPHPAASTGAPQQAAALQDTASADSSGQPVPWLSTTKGASTQASEAEKEDPSGDTSALASTALLPGEQEVQGPVPLAQVPTPRTRLQAAPQLQTESSGLGLLHERRPGHGTARLCEDASGCRAALVSAQARVAELESQVQMLEVERTQQRLLLESLQQQHQKNLDLLESPYRRQMKVLEESHGQQEERLRQELEQLRAQLLSQSQDAEQAQAELQAQHQQQLAALEQQHTLEVKRLQELQRTSIQELRQDYDEQLRRLQRLKDQEVDAVTSATSHTRSLNGVIEWMEKFSSDLHELWHKVEAKHHSTSQELATWAQQLRVLQDRMLQQQKDMEEEQRRHQDVIAKVEARLSEQSQQLEQERCRALTEQCQVGSLQRSLEERQQVLSQQLSKERAELERAKSTFLAEQQLVVQKCSEEYQKLATEWAELRAQQQQSRELAELKAKEEQLEKARELQDKAWQKLRLEKERVKVAAQRVRQQEEKVQSRAKLSSQKDKRGQRVLQKACRGECEHPRRLQAMQQRLKQLRQQEQHLQEEWLSTALKRRQLEERCEELPNNPMMLLTADQDLGAPVNSLSSTLFPLTTAAPQSWGLVAEPPAPVRVLPQHSPGAGRDTLATASGTELIDATLLLLKFRAQQDHGFLENEEFYLESLTRSSYHTSARSRGWWSAHLTPAKLQPRLHQLVTKKPKLS, translated from the exons ATGAGGATTGGTGTGAGTGGGAGCCGCTGCCTGCAGCGAAGGGCAGCCCTGCC CCATCCAGCCGCCTCCACAGGAGccccacagcaggcagctgccctgcaggacacagccagTGCAGACAGCTCTGG GCAGCCGGTGCCCTGGCTCAGCACCACGAAAGGAGCCTCAACTCAGGCGTCGGAGGCTGAGAAGGAGGATCCCTCCGGAGACACCAGCGCCCTGG CCTCTACAGCCTTATtgccaggagagcaggaggtgcAGGGCCCTGTCCCACTTGCTCAG gttCCCACACCCAGGACACGTCTCcaggctgccccacagctgcag ACAGAGTCCTCAGGCCTGGGCTTGCTGCATGAGAGGAGGCCGGGGCATGGCACTGCCCGGCTCTGTGAGGATGCATCAGGCTGCCGGGCAGCTCTGGTCAGCGCCCAGGCCCgtgtggcagagctggagagccAG GTCCAGATGCTTGAGGTGGAGCGGACACAGCAGAGGCTGTTGCTGGAgagtctccagcagcagcaccagaagAACCTGGATCTTCTCGAGAGCCCCTACAG GCGGCAAATGAAGGTGTTGGAGGAGAGCCAcgggcagcaggaggagaggctgcggcaggagctggagcagctgagggctcaGCTGCTGTCGCAGAGCCAGGATGCGGAGCAGgcgcaggcagagctgcaggcacagcaccagcagcagctggcagcactggagcagcagcacacgctggagGTGAAGCGGCTGCAAGAGCTGCAGAG GACGTCCATCCAGGAGCTGCGCCAGGACTACGACGAGCAGCTGCGGCGGCTGCAGCGGCTGAAGGATCAGGAGGTGGATGCGGTGACCAGCGCCACGTCACACACCAG GTCTCTGAACGGCGTCATCGAGTGGATGGAGAAGTTCTCCAGTGATCTGCACGAGCTCTGGCACAAGGTGGAGGCCAAGCACCACAGCACCTCCCAGGAGCTGGCCACGtgggcacagcagctcaggg TGCTCCAAGACAGGatgttgcagcagcagaaggacatggaggaggAACAGAGACGACACCAGGACGTGATTGCTAAAGTGGAGGCCAGGCTGAGCGAGCAGtctcagcagctggagcag GAGCGCTGCAGGGCGCTGACGGAGCAGTGCCAAGTGGGATCTCTGCAGCGCTCGCTGGAGGAGCGGCAGCAAGtcctgagccagcagctctccaaggagcgagcagagctggagagggcCAAG AGCACTTTTCTGGCGGAGCAGCAGTTGGTGGTGCAGAAGTGCTCAGAGGAGTACCAGAAGCTGGCGACTGAGTGGGCTGAACTtcgtgcccagcagcagcagagcagg gagctggcagagctgaaagccaaggaggagcagctggagaaggccagagagctgcaggatAAGGCCTGGCagaagctgaggctggagaaggagagggtgaaggTGGCTGCGCAGCGCGTCcggcagcaggaggagaaggtgCAGAGCAGGGCCAAG CTCTCATCCCAGAAGGACAAGAGGGGGCAGCGAGTGCTGCAGAAGGCTTGCAGGGGGGAGTGTGAGCACCCAAGGAGGCTGCAGGCCATGCAGCAGCGCttgaagcagctgaggcagcaggaaCAGCACCTGCAGGAG gagtgGCTGAGCACAGCTCTGAAGAGGAGACAGCTAGAAGAgcgatgtgaggagctgcccaaCAACCCCATGATGCTGCTGACTGCAGACCAGGACCTCGGTGCCCCTGTGAACAGCCTCTCCAGCACACTGT TTCCCCTGACGACAGCGGCACCACAGAGCTGGGGTCTTGTTGCAGAGCCTCCAGCTCCTGTCAGGGtgctccctcagcacagccctggggctggcagggacacCCTGGCCACAGCCAGCGGCACCGAGCTCATTGAcgccacgctgctgctgctgaagttcagGGCCCAGCAG GACCATGGTTTCTTAGAGAATGAGGAGTTCTACCTGGAGAGTCTGACAAGATCATCCTATCACACATCAGCTCGGTCACGAGGATGGTGGTCAGCACATCTCACACCAGCAAAACTGCAGCCACGTCTCCACCAATTGGTGACAAAGAAACCCAAGCTTTCTTAG